A single genomic interval of Lewinellaceae bacterium harbors:
- a CDS encoding histidine kinase — protein MSISTIGQPNFGNPIVLNEDNGLPSNYVSAAVPGSRGFIWLGTANGLVRFDGSEVKVFQKTEGDSTSLADNMVNNLLFDSEGQLWVGTDAGVSVMDTRQETFRNYSGLDMEGLPLGRVNDIFEDSHGYIWLASGPGGIVRYSHCVNEFETFSLSSSDVAMMDTARLNNVLDIEPGLEGDSILWLATLGGLVRFNTASGQHRAYALSSPEADWQHGFNSMRKVCPHPNGKIYIGGWGGAGEFDPATEQFRHLDFPGTEGHRSIARRAVISLLPVEPAELWITYNMGMAVFNLEAFRVEKVYYNKRGEGLAYGAAHIDLQGRMWGVTEWGFFLFNPLRNQVEFREFPVPDDELYYITNGVEESLDGRFLYLAVIQGEGLYILDRQTGEWSVVRAPPQFYDNLGGFPAQKILRLKNGRLLVACTNDLFYFLEKERRLEHIPLPLPDEAPFFRSLAEGDNGEAWLGSRRRGLFRINLADRTVRHYEKELQGGDVNRSTWIENLFRDSRGHIWIRAASGFSVYLPKQDKFVNFPAVSEDGQSRSFANVWGFAEGRQGRLWVAGGMEGLGVVDLNAPERGIVRKYTPGEGLKCDNVQSVIGDKSGMLWINSGQGLVRFNPTVLKSELFGPGYGVPAKNSNIFKLLKNGELAIGARKGLYLFHPGHLRANPEFPTPYLTSFKVFDQETALPREGEVRLSYRQNFFSFEFSAISFNLPEQNTFAYQLAGVDEGWAYAGKRRFASYTNIPGGRYQFRLKAANNEGVWNDKPYTLDIFITTPWWKAWWFWLSFGLFLLLNVALFVRWRISQVRKKEAMKTDFDRKLANVELNALRAQMNPHFIFNCLNSIDYYILKNDTDKASDYLNRFSRLIRLILQNSRSEYVNLKDELESLRLYIEMESLRFEHQFDYEVKISRGLRIEDIEIPPMLLQPYVENAIWHGLVHKEGKGHLDLAITRQNGALHCVIEDNGIGREEARRLRSKTATRRKSMGMTITQDRISMINKLYNANASVEVVDLKDDNGQGRGTRVELWIPL, from the coding sequence ATGAGCATTTCAACCATTGGGCAGCCGAATTTCGGCAACCCCATCGTGCTGAATGAAGACAACGGCCTGCCCAGCAATTACGTTTCCGCCGCCGTGCCCGGCAGCCGGGGCTTCATCTGGCTGGGCACCGCCAACGGGCTGGTGCGCTTCGACGGCTCGGAGGTGAAAGTCTTCCAGAAAACAGAAGGCGATTCAACTTCCCTGGCGGACAATATGGTCAATAACCTGCTGTTCGACAGTGAAGGGCAGCTATGGGTGGGTACGGATGCCGGCGTAAGCGTGATGGACACCCGGCAGGAGACTTTCCGCAATTATTCTGGCCTGGACATGGAAGGCTTGCCGTTGGGGCGGGTCAATGATATTTTTGAAGACAGCCATGGCTACATCTGGCTGGCTTCCGGGCCGGGAGGCATCGTTCGCTACAGCCACTGCGTCAATGAATTTGAGACGTTCTCCCTGAGCAGCAGCGATGTTGCCATGATGGATACCGCCCGGCTCAACAATGTGCTGGACATCGAACCGGGGCTGGAAGGCGATTCCATCCTGTGGCTGGCCACTCTGGGCGGGCTGGTGCGTTTCAATACAGCATCCGGCCAACACCGGGCTTATGCCTTATCCTCTCCCGAAGCAGACTGGCAGCACGGTTTCAACTCCATGCGCAAAGTCTGCCCTCATCCGAATGGCAAAATCTACATTGGCGGCTGGGGCGGCGCCGGAGAATTCGATCCGGCAACGGAACAGTTCCGGCACCTGGATTTTCCTGGCACGGAGGGGCATCGTTCCATCGCCCGGCGGGCGGTGATCTCCCTGCTGCCGGTGGAGCCGGCTGAACTGTGGATCACCTACAACATGGGGATGGCAGTTTTCAACCTGGAGGCCTTCCGGGTGGAGAAAGTCTATTACAACAAAAGAGGAGAAGGGCTGGCTTACGGCGCCGCCCACATCGATCTGCAGGGGCGGATGTGGGGCGTCACCGAATGGGGCTTTTTCCTGTTCAACCCTCTGCGCAATCAAGTGGAGTTCCGGGAGTTTCCCGTTCCGGATGACGAGCTTTATTACATCACTAATGGCGTCGAAGAAAGCCTGGACGGCCGGTTCCTGTACCTGGCCGTCATTCAGGGGGAAGGGCTGTATATCCTGGACCGCCAAACCGGCGAGTGGAGCGTCGTCCGGGCGCCCCCGCAATTTTACGACAACCTCGGCGGCTTTCCTGCCCAGAAAATACTGCGCCTGAAAAATGGCCGTTTGCTGGTGGCCTGCACCAATGACCTTTTTTATTTTCTTGAAAAGGAAAGGCGCCTGGAACACATTCCCCTGCCTTTGCCCGATGAAGCCCCCTTCTTCCGGTCGCTGGCGGAAGGAGACAACGGAGAGGCCTGGCTCGGGAGCCGGCGCCGGGGCCTTTTCCGGATTAACCTGGCCGACCGGACGGTGCGCCACTACGAAAAGGAACTACAAGGCGGGGATGTCAACCGCAGCACCTGGATCGAAAATCTGTTTCGGGACAGCCGGGGGCACATCTGGATAAGGGCAGCCTCCGGCTTTAGCGTGTATTTGCCCAAACAGGATAAGTTCGTCAACTTCCCGGCAGTGAGCGAGGATGGCCAGTCCCGCAGTTTTGCAAATGTCTGGGGCTTTGCCGAGGGACGCCAGGGCAGGCTCTGGGTTGCCGGCGGGATGGAAGGCCTGGGCGTTGTCGACCTCAATGCGCCCGAACGGGGCATCGTCAGAAAGTATACGCCGGGGGAAGGCCTGAAGTGCGATAATGTTCAGAGTGTAATAGGCGACAAGAGTGGGATGCTTTGGATCAACAGCGGGCAGGGCCTGGTCCGCTTCAACCCTACTGTGCTGAAAAGTGAATTGTTCGGCCCTGGTTATGGGGTGCCGGCAAAGAATTCCAATATTTTTAAATTGTTGAAAAACGGCGAACTTGCCATCGGCGCCAGGAAGGGCCTGTATCTTTTTCACCCCGGCCACCTTCGCGCCAATCCGGAGTTTCCTACCCCCTACCTGACTTCCTTCAAGGTTTTTGACCAAGAAACTGCTTTGCCCCGGGAGGGGGAAGTGCGGCTTAGCTACCGGCAAAACTTTTTCTCCTTCGAGTTTTCCGCTATCAGCTTCAACCTTCCAGAACAGAATACTTTTGCCTATCAATTGGCAGGAGTGGACGAAGGCTGGGCCTACGCCGGCAAGCGCCGTTTTGCTTCCTATACGAATATTCCCGGCGGGCGGTACCAGTTTCGCCTTAAAGCCGCCAACAACGAGGGGGTGTGGAATGACAAACCCTATACGCTCGACATTTTCATCACCACCCCCTGGTGGAAAGCCTGGTGGTTTTGGCTGTCCTTCGGCTTGTTCCTGCTGCTGAACGTAGCCCTTTTTGTGCGCTGGCGCATTTCCCAGGTCCGCAAAAAGGAGGCCATGAAAACCGACTTCGACCGCAAGCTGGCCAATGTGGAACTAAATGCCCTGCGCGCGCAGATGAACCCGCACTTCATTTTCAACTGCCTCAATTCTATTGACTACTATATCCTGAAGAATGATACCGACAAAGCCTCTGATTACCTCAACCGCTTTTCGCGGCTCATCCGGCTCATCCTGCAGAATTCCCGGTCGGAATACGTCAACCTGAAAGATGAACTGGAGTCTTTAAGGTTGTATATTGAAATGGAGAGCCTGCGGTTCGAGCACCAGTTCGACTACGAAGTAAAAATAAGCCGGGGGCTCCGGATCGAGGATATAGAAATACCGCCCATGCTCCTGCAGCCTTATGTGGAGAATGCCATCTGGCATGGCCTGGTGCATAAAGAAGGCAAGGGCCACCTGGACCTGGCCATTACCCGGCAGAACGGCGCCCTGCATTGCGTGATAGAAGACAACGGCATCGGCAGGGAAGAGGCCAGGCGGTTGCGGTCGAAAACCGCCACCCGGAGGAAGTCTATGGGCATGACTATTACTCAGGACCGCATCAGCATGATCAACAAACTCTACAACGCCAATGCTTCGGTCGAGGTTGTTGACCTTAAGGACGATAACGGGCAGGGGCGGGGCACGAGGGTGGAGCTTTGGATACCTTTGTAA
- a CDS encoding type II toxin-antitoxin system RelE/ParE family toxin → MYRPEKKACEFPYLYAPFYKDLRKFRLSKFPYKIIYRVQDEIILIVAVAHDARSDYWKEQV, encoded by the coding sequence ATATACAGACCAGAAAAAAAAGCCTGCGAGTTTCCTTATCTGTACGCTCCTTTCTACAAAGATTTACGCAAATTCAGGCTTTCAAAATTTCCTTATAAGATCATTTACCGTGTTCAAGATGAAATAATCCTGATTGTCGCTGTAGCGCATGACGCACGGAGTGACTATTGGAAAGAGCAAGTATAA